The following proteins are encoded in a genomic region of Haloarcula salinisoli:
- a CDS encoding V-type ATP synthase subunit D, whose translation MAKDVKPTRKNLMQIEDRIELSERGHDTLEKKRDGLIMEFMDILDQAQDVREDLDDSYDRAQDAINMARAMDGDVAVRGAAAALKEHPELTTQSKNIMGVVVPQIDSTGVKKSLDERGYGVMGTSARIDEAADAYEELIENIILAAEVETAMKKMLEEIETTKRRVNALEFKLLPDLHDNKEYIEQKLEEQEREEIFRMKKIKAKKEEEEDALAAEEAEKEEAERLTADD comes from the coding sequence ATGGCGAAGGACGTCAAACCCACTCGGAAGAACTTGATGCAGATAGAGGACCGCATCGAGCTCTCCGAGCGCGGGCACGATACGCTGGAGAAGAAGCGTGACGGCCTCATCATGGAGTTCATGGATATCCTCGACCAGGCACAGGACGTCCGTGAGGACCTCGACGACTCCTACGACCGTGCTCAGGACGCGATCAACATGGCCAGGGCGATGGATGGGGACGTGGCGGTCCGTGGTGCCGCGGCCGCACTCAAGGAACACCCCGAACTGACGACCCAGTCGAAGAACATCATGGGCGTCGTCGTCCCCCAGATCGACTCGACGGGCGTCAAGAAGTCACTGGACGAGCGTGGCTACGGCGTGATGGGAACCTCCGCCCGTATCGACGAGGCCGCCGACGCCTACGAGGAACTCATCGAGAACATCATCCTCGCCGCCGAGGTCGAGACGGCGATGAAGAAGATGCTCGAGGAGATCGAGACGACAAAGCGGCGCGTCAACGCCCTGGAGTTCAAGCTCCTGCCCGACCTCCACGACAACAAGGAGTACATCGAGCAGAAGCTCGAAGAGCAAGAGCGCGAAGAGATCTTCCGCATGAAGAAGATCAAGGCCAAGAAGGAAGAAGAGGAAGACGCGCTTGCGGCCGAGGAAGCCGAGAAAGAGGAAGCGGAACGGCTCACGGCAGACGACTGA
- a CDS encoding vanadium-dependent haloperoxidase, whose translation MGNTPTGSNSNGTDQPAVTEQIRERAAEQQTDSPDDWTSPDERQRSHAARYVGSFTKLLEHDSDTGLLTEDGVEEFERLERAIRENDGDALDAVTRANETDGRRWISPRSANAGSMKGVHPSLAGDRTAVDLESAKEDGIREEYGAVEMTEPHPVDSPEAAAELLEAYLFAVCRDVEFDDYGTGERTDDTAAFDSIDSHDSITRWAADKLNAVLQRVADRRDENLQSVAEELEIPTAATGGVTPETLFRGYSRPDTPDRPDDLTGQFHSQFVLQQLYPLFPSGCAPYVAGLTGVTELDLDALAVERHVPIANRREFGVTFDQFVALQNGEIPETYREEDFESDTGRYPITGRDLGTHVHTDGPYQEYYRAATVLLFWDFPRTTQSPYTPDENGRPTSPNEADGVTFGPVDPFSLVGAVSYEAFKAAWAQKWRSFTRLRPEAMAGLVDLEQRQDASPLDEQVVDDLVESDPASAILDVVAEFNGRQRDQRFVDDDAEAETYLLGQMYPEGSPTHPSYPSGHATMAGAGVTVLKALFDDTADITTTGMRPVGIDPDDPTEHVFIDRGDHADDAVSEMTVGSELDKLASNIAHARMFGGVHFRSDGERGIRLGEQVAIRFLQDHLRSYPETEFGECFEFTSRNGTRIRVTPDSVERAPDSG comes from the coding sequence ATGGGAAACACACCCACAGGCTCGAACAGCAATGGGACCGACCAGCCCGCCGTCACAGAACAGATTCGGGAGCGGGCGGCTGAACAGCAGACGGACTCCCCCGATGACTGGACGTCCCCGGACGAGCGCCAGCGCAGCCACGCGGCCCGGTACGTCGGGTCGTTCACGAAACTACTGGAACACGACAGCGACACGGGGCTGTTGACCGAGGACGGGGTCGAGGAGTTCGAACGGCTCGAACGGGCAATCCGCGAGAACGACGGCGACGCGCTGGACGCGGTGACTCGCGCGAACGAGACCGATGGGCGACGGTGGATCAGTCCGCGGTCGGCAAACGCCGGGTCTATGAAAGGAGTCCATCCCTCACTCGCCGGTGACCGAACGGCGGTGGACCTCGAATCAGCGAAGGAAGACGGCATCCGCGAGGAGTACGGCGCCGTCGAGATGACCGAACCCCACCCTGTCGACAGCCCCGAAGCAGCGGCGGAACTGCTGGAGGCGTACCTGTTCGCCGTCTGCCGGGACGTCGAGTTCGACGACTACGGGACCGGCGAGCGGACCGACGACACGGCCGCCTTCGACAGCATCGACAGTCACGACTCCATCACCCGATGGGCGGCCGACAAGCTGAACGCGGTCCTCCAGCGCGTCGCCGACCGCCGGGACGAGAACCTCCAGTCGGTCGCCGAGGAGTTAGAGATTCCCACGGCGGCGACAGGTGGCGTCACCCCCGAGACGCTGTTTCGGGGCTACAGCCGGCCCGATACACCGGACCGACCCGACGATCTGACCGGGCAGTTCCACTCGCAGTTCGTCCTCCAGCAGCTGTATCCGCTGTTCCCGTCGGGGTGTGCGCCCTACGTCGCCGGGCTCACCGGTGTCACCGAACTGGACCTCGACGCACTCGCCGTCGAACGCCACGTCCCGATAGCCAACCGCCGGGAGTTCGGCGTCACGTTCGACCAGTTCGTCGCCCTCCAGAACGGCGAGATTCCCGAGACGTACCGCGAGGAGGACTTCGAGTCCGACACGGGTCGCTACCCCATCACCGGCCGGGACCTGGGTACCCACGTCCACACCGACGGCCCCTATCAGGAGTACTACCGGGCCGCCACGGTGTTGCTGTTCTGGGATTTCCCGCGGACGACCCAGTCACCCTACACCCCCGACGAGAACGGCCGGCCGACCTCACCCAACGAGGCCGACGGCGTCACCTTCGGCCCGGTCGACCCGTTCTCGCTGGTCGGGGCTGTCTCCTACGAGGCGTTCAAGGCCGCCTGGGCCCAGAAGTGGCGGTCGTTCACGCGGCTCCGCCCGGAGGCGATGGCCGGGCTGGTCGACCTCGAACAGCGACAGGACGCCTCGCCGCTCGACGAGCAGGTCGTCGACGACCTCGTCGAGAGCGACCCCGCCAGCGCGATTCTGGACGTCGTCGCCGAGTTCAACGGTCGCCAGCGCGACCAGCGGTTCGTCGACGACGACGCCGAGGCCGAGACGTATCTGCTCGGCCAGATGTACCCAGAGGGGTCGCCGACCCACCCGTCCTACCCCTCCGGCCACGCCACGATGGCCGGTGCCGGCGTGACGGTGCTGAAGGCGCTGTTCGACGACACGGCCGACATCACCACGACCGGGATGCGCCCGGTAGGTATCGACCCGGACGACCCGACCGAACACGTCTTTATCGACCGGGGTGACCACGCGGACGACGCCGTCAGCGAGATGACCGTCGGCTCGGAGCTCGACAAACTGGCCTCGAACATCGCCCACGCCCGGATGTTCGGCGGCGTCCACTTCCGCTCGGACGGTGAACGGGGCATCCGTCTGGGCGAACAGGTGGCGATACGCTTCCTGCAGGACCACCTGCGGAGCTACCCGGAGACGGAGTTTGGCGAGTGCTTCGAGTTCACGAGTCGGAACGGGACGCGGATACGAGTGACACCCGACAGCGTCGAGCGGGCGCCGGATAGCGGATAG